A region of Antedon mediterranea chromosome 8, ecAntMedi1.1, whole genome shotgun sequence DNA encodes the following proteins:
- the LOC140056732 gene encoding nibrin-like isoform X2, producing MWILRSLRSDQSYSFLVGLECIVGRKGCPILITNDQSISRKHATFAVSHSKDNLKHPERLPAITLKDSSKYGTIVNKIKVNTNSSTDLKHGDEIEFGSLSTNSWRVEYQPLVCAGSSLSGANKTVLKANLLKLGGHYVTNWSKECTHLVMSEISVTVKVICALVSCCPIVTLEYLNKLIKAAESQTSLPNISQFLPDVVEANIRKDEVSFQANPLRKKVFKDKKFVFLTEKEYTTMKTAVSFGGGQCMLMDEPTKDVKVLTQSGTCVVCSSPDEDTQAGLPSHQQWAGKVYAILEQSDLRPIQNQEIGLAVLYCSTELHCNPAVSQSGLNLMYARASQTLDTQVVLAPETQTPQQSSKRIARTKAVGEVSIIDETRLEKSDNKKRNRQDQDHDFQSPNKMARFESQKTERNESMSSNLKAAKTKELLPKSNVTKKNSKQSNLNSFLQPSTTLIETSTDADTLSEAASEVDMEINKKEIPSSDDADENMFPEKEVVHKDSTEEKKGKRKSDLLKTCKDSRQASREAKEPDVTLEEPSTSKSKRTPKRKECGNTDDSTGLWKKKIKIEFEEDSETEKNKHQAGRPRTLSGGFISVQAQECFKISPDDAIKPELDDLPTNLVKTSETVLVYRRPNNHRIQNQDVMLLNVKNFKRFKKGSYPGQQSMPRIIGGDDLVTHYNEVPEDVKEMFRGQADEDKCEFSQIADELFKNVPVKTKRKKF from the exons atcaaTCTTACAGTTTTTTGGTAGGTCTTGAATGCATTGTGGGGAGGAAAG GTTGCCCAATACTCATCACCAATGACCAGTCCATCAGTAGGAAGCATGCTACTTTTGCAGTGTCTCATTCAAAGGACAATCTA AAACATCCTGAAAGACTACCCGCTATCACACTGAAAGACTCTTCCAAGTATGGCACAATTGTCAACAAGATAAAAGTGAATACCAATAGCTCAACAGACCTTAAACATGGAGACGAAATTGAGTTTGGGTCACTTAGTACGAACTCCTGGAG aGTTGAATATCAGCCACTGGTTTGTGCTGGTTCTTCATTGTCTGGTGCAAATAAAACTGTTTTGAAAGCTAATTTGTTGAAATTGGGTGGTCACTATGTTACTAACTGGAGTAAAGAATGCACACACCTTGTGATGTCTGAAATCAGTGTCACAGTGAAG GTGATTTGTGCTCTGGTATCCTGTTGTCCTATAGTTACCTTGGAATACCTGAACAAACTGATCAAAGCAGCAGAAAGTCAAACTAGTTTACCAAATATCAGCCA ATTCCTTCCGGACGTTGTTGAGGCTAACATACGCAAAGATGAAGTATCTTTCCAGGCTAATCCACTCAGGAAAAAGGTCTTCAAAGAcaaaaagtttgtttttttaaccGAAAAAGAG TACACTACAATGAAGACTGCTGTTTCATTTGGCGGTGGGCAATGCATGTTAATGGATGAACCCACAAAAGATGTTAAAGTTTTGACCCAGTCTGGTACATGTGTAGTTTGCTCAAGCCCTGATGAAGACACACAGGCAGGGTTGCCTAGTCATCAGCAATGGGCTGGAAAAGTTTATGCAATCTTAGAACA GAGTGACTTGCGACCTATTCAAAACCAGGAGATTGGATTAGCAGTCCTCTACTGTTCTACAGAGCTTCATTGCAACCCAGCAGTGTCTCAAA GTGGGCTTAATCTTATGTATGCACGAGCTTCTCAGACTCTTGACACCCAAGTCGTTCTAGCCCCTGAGACACAAACACCCCAACAAAGTAGTAAAAGAATTGCAAGAACAAAGGCTGTTGGGGAAGTGAGCATCATCGATGAAACACGCCTTGAAAAGTCTGATAACAAAAAGAG AAATAGACAGGATCAGGACCATGATTTCCAATCTCCAAATAAAATGGCTCGTTTTGAATCCCAGAAAACAGAAAGAAATGAATCCATGTCTAGTAATCTTAAAGCAGCAAAAACCAAAGAACTCTTGCCTAAAAGTAATGTTACGAAGAAAAATAGCAAACAGAGTAACCTGAACTCCTTCCTTCAACCTTCAACAACCTTGATAGAAACATCAACTGATGCTGACACATTGTCTGAAGCAGCAAGCGAGGTTGAcatggaaataaataaaaaagagatTCCTTCTTCAGATGATGCAGATGAAAATATGTTTCCAGAAAAAGAAGTTGTGCACAAAGATTCTACAGAAGAAAAGAAAGGGAAAAGAAAGTCTGACTTGTTAAAAACTTGTAAAGATTCAAGACAAGCTAGCAGAGAGGCAAAGGAACCAGATGTGACACTTGAAGAACCATCAACAAGTAAGAGTAAGCGGACACCAAAGAGAAAGGAATGTGGTAATACTGATGACAGCACTGGATTGtggaaaaagaaaattaaaattgaatttgag gAAGATTCAGAGACGGAAAAAAACAAACACCAAGCAGGACGCCCAAGGACCTTGTCTGGTGGATTCATCAGTGTCCAAGCTCAG GAATGCTTCAAGATTAGCCCTGATGATGCTATAAAACCAGAATTAGACGATCTCCCCACTAACTTAGTGAAGACAAGTGAAACTGTACTGGTTTACCGTCGACCAAATAACCACAGGATTCAAAATCAAGACGTTATGCTGTTAAATGTCAAAAACTTCAAGCGTTTTAAAAAG GGGTCATATCCTGGGCAACAGAGTATGCCACGCATCATTGGTGGCGATGATCTTGTCACTCATTACAACGAGGTGCCGGAAGATGTGAAGGAAATGTTTCGAGGTCAG GCTGATGAAGACAAATGTGAATTTAGTCAAATAGCTGATGAATTATTCAAGAACGTTCCAGTGaagacaaaaagaaaaaaattttga
- the LOC140056732 gene encoding uncharacterized protein isoform X1: MWILRSLRSDQSYSFLVGLECIVGRKGCPILITNDQSISRKHATFAVSHSKDNLKHPERLPAITLKDSSKYGTIVNKIKVNTNSSTDLKHGDEIEFGSLSTNSWRVEYQPLVCAGSSLSGANKTVLKANLLKLGGHYVTNWSKECTHLVMSEISVTVKVICALVSCCPIVTLEYLNKLIKAAESQTSLPNISQFLPDVVEANIRKDEVSFQANPLRKKVFKDKKFVFLTEKEYTTMKTAVSFGGGQCMLMDEPTKDVKVLTQSGTCVVCSSPDEDTQAGLPSHQQWAGKVYAILEQSDLRPIQNQEIGLAVLYCSTELHCNPAVSQSGLNLMYARASQTLDTQVVLAPETQTPQQSSKRIARTKAVGEVSIIDETRLEKSDNKKRNRQDQDHDFQSPNKMARFESQKTERNESMSSNLKAAKTKELLPKSNVTKKNSKQSNLNSFLQPSTTLIETSTDADTLSEAASEVDMEINKKEIPSSDDADENMFPEKEVVHKDSTEEKKGKRKSDLLKTCKDSRQASREAKEPDVTLEEPSTSKSKRTPKRKECGNTDDSTGLWKKKIKIEFEEDSETEKNKHQAGRPRTLSGGFISVQAQVIKKNLFNKPVNPLSTYRQRRSFDTSSESEGGEVFSAEEKSTILVNIELTHSSNKNISRQRSFDEVITTKNFIIGDSMIKHINVYGLADTSIKCMRGAVVRQIFAAVKKIDLTKVVNVVIHAGTNDCSNYGFTVDNLCKDFQEFTSHLKQEISGHVFISGICPRSDNLNYNECVSKANDMLKNEYGELFIDHTSVFTNENGIDSTKFTWHGLHLNKRGTSFLVHSINRMLPITRGSRPFEYRGSFTR; the protein is encoded by the exons atcaaTCTTACAGTTTTTTGGTAGGTCTTGAATGCATTGTGGGGAGGAAAG GTTGCCCAATACTCATCACCAATGACCAGTCCATCAGTAGGAAGCATGCTACTTTTGCAGTGTCTCATTCAAAGGACAATCTA AAACATCCTGAAAGACTACCCGCTATCACACTGAAAGACTCTTCCAAGTATGGCACAATTGTCAACAAGATAAAAGTGAATACCAATAGCTCAACAGACCTTAAACATGGAGACGAAATTGAGTTTGGGTCACTTAGTACGAACTCCTGGAG aGTTGAATATCAGCCACTGGTTTGTGCTGGTTCTTCATTGTCTGGTGCAAATAAAACTGTTTTGAAAGCTAATTTGTTGAAATTGGGTGGTCACTATGTTACTAACTGGAGTAAAGAATGCACACACCTTGTGATGTCTGAAATCAGTGTCACAGTGAAG GTGATTTGTGCTCTGGTATCCTGTTGTCCTATAGTTACCTTGGAATACCTGAACAAACTGATCAAAGCAGCAGAAAGTCAAACTAGTTTACCAAATATCAGCCA ATTCCTTCCGGACGTTGTTGAGGCTAACATACGCAAAGATGAAGTATCTTTCCAGGCTAATCCACTCAGGAAAAAGGTCTTCAAAGAcaaaaagtttgtttttttaaccGAAAAAGAG TACACTACAATGAAGACTGCTGTTTCATTTGGCGGTGGGCAATGCATGTTAATGGATGAACCCACAAAAGATGTTAAAGTTTTGACCCAGTCTGGTACATGTGTAGTTTGCTCAAGCCCTGATGAAGACACACAGGCAGGGTTGCCTAGTCATCAGCAATGGGCTGGAAAAGTTTATGCAATCTTAGAACA GAGTGACTTGCGACCTATTCAAAACCAGGAGATTGGATTAGCAGTCCTCTACTGTTCTACAGAGCTTCATTGCAACCCAGCAGTGTCTCAAA GTGGGCTTAATCTTATGTATGCACGAGCTTCTCAGACTCTTGACACCCAAGTCGTTCTAGCCCCTGAGACACAAACACCCCAACAAAGTAGTAAAAGAATTGCAAGAACAAAGGCTGTTGGGGAAGTGAGCATCATCGATGAAACACGCCTTGAAAAGTCTGATAACAAAAAGAG AAATAGACAGGATCAGGACCATGATTTCCAATCTCCAAATAAAATGGCTCGTTTTGAATCCCAGAAAACAGAAAGAAATGAATCCATGTCTAGTAATCTTAAAGCAGCAAAAACCAAAGAACTCTTGCCTAAAAGTAATGTTACGAAGAAAAATAGCAAACAGAGTAACCTGAACTCCTTCCTTCAACCTTCAACAACCTTGATAGAAACATCAACTGATGCTGACACATTGTCTGAAGCAGCAAGCGAGGTTGAcatggaaataaataaaaaagagatTCCTTCTTCAGATGATGCAGATGAAAATATGTTTCCAGAAAAAGAAGTTGTGCACAAAGATTCTACAGAAGAAAAGAAAGGGAAAAGAAAGTCTGACTTGTTAAAAACTTGTAAAGATTCAAGACAAGCTAGCAGAGAGGCAAAGGAACCAGATGTGACACTTGAAGAACCATCAACAAGTAAGAGTAAGCGGACACCAAAGAGAAAGGAATGTGGTAATACTGATGACAGCACTGGATTGtggaaaaagaaaattaaaattgaatttgag gAAGATTCAGAGACGGAAAAAAACAAACACCAAGCAGGACGCCCAAGGACCTTGTCTGGTGGATTCATCAGTGTCCAAGCTCAGGTAATAAAGaagaatttatttaataaaccaGTCAATCCTTTATCCACTTACCGACAGAGGCGTTCATTTGATACTTCATCTGAAAGTGAAGGAGGAGAGGTATTTTCGGCGGAAGAAAAGTCAACTATTTTAGTGAACATTGAATTAACACATAGCTCTAACAAGAATATTTCGAGACAAAGGTCATTTGATGAGGTTATTACTACGAAGAATTTTATTATTGGTGACTCAATGATAAAACATATCAACGTCTATGGGTTAGCTGATACTTCTATCAAATGTATGCGAGGGGCCGTTGTTCGTCAAATCTTCGCAGCTGTCAAGAAAATTGATTTGACAAAAGTGGTGAATGTAGTTATCCATGCTGGTACGAATGATTGCAGTAATTATGGTTTTACAGTGGATAACCTGTGCAAGGATTTCCAGGAGTTTACATCTCATCTTAAGCAGGAAATATCTGGCCATGTGTTTATATCAGGCATATGCCCTCGCTCAGACAACCTTAATTACAATGAATGCGTTTCGAAGGCTAACGATATGTTGAAGAATGAATATGGAGAGTTGTTCATCGACCATACCAGTGTTTTTACTAATGAAAATGGCATTGATTCTACAAAATTTACTTGGCATGGTCTCCACTTGAATAAGCGAGGCACATCATTTCTTGTACATAGCATAAATCGAATGCTCCCAATAACTAGAGGATCGCGACCTTTTGAGTACAGAGGAAGTTTTACAAGATGA